Genomic DNA from Salvia miltiorrhiza cultivar Shanhuang (shh) chromosome 1, IMPLAD_Smil_shh, whole genome shotgun sequence:
ACGAATCCAGACAAGTCTCTGACAGTTGTCCGAATCCATAATTTCTTTAGAGTATTCTCCCACATAGGGTTAAttacttaatatattaaatattttataaatcatCAATAAAAATTCGCTTGGATACCATTTTTGACAAGAGCGTGAGAAATCGTgggatttataattataagaaatcATATTCATcaagatattttataaaaaaaattacacataAATTGAAAAGTGGATTTTTTTGTACACATGAATTTAAAAGTGGGCTTTTGTGCAATTTATTTTGAAAGAGGGGGTAATTTTGAATATTCTAGATTTTAATAGAGTCAAATTTAAACAATAACTAAAATTcgtgttaaaaaaaattctcgccAAAACTAatgtatttacatgcaattatcCCATTATAAAAAGACGTGTGAATAAAACTTTACATAAAGAGACTAAAGTCTACCATTACACACATTAGCAACAAACAAATTAGGTATGAGAACCAAATACATAACTAATTAATATGCACGTCTAGTGCTGTTTCTATAGATTAACTAATCACACCAAAAcctcttatttttattttttttacttgggggagttggggaggggagcagtggggtttgaacccgggacctcactgttcacacacaagaGATCGCACCGCTTGATCTAGCGATGTAATTGAGTGCATACCAATTACCAAGTCATCGTCGCCCGCAACTATAAACATTCTTAGAGCATGAGTAACACTATCCTCGATAGCTTACTCGAACTCGAGTATTGCACTCGAGTAGCCGTTGCAAGTGAGTGCTTGCTactcgagttatcgagtatgctcgagtgcaattttttttttctttttttttttaattctcttctcctctttaaaaatttctctctcctctttaaaaactaaaaaaatcaagtaggctatcaaggaattccaatgcagcactacctactcaataacaaaaccactatcaagtaggctatcaaggaaccccattgcggatgctcttaaaaGCTATATGTAGATAGATTCCCACCAGTGAAGAACTATGATGAAATTTGTTATGCATTAGAAATTCGTAGTCGGTGACGTCCTCATTTGCCCTCTACCATATGCAGACGCAAATACTTGttcaatttatttcatttaaatcCATATCTTCATCAACTTGTATTAAATCCATCTTCAAATGTATTAACTTGTTCAGTTccatttggccaataattttcTATATAAAGGAAGACATTATTaacaagtgagagagagagagagagagagatggccgGAGGTGGTGGAGAGGGAGCTTCCCTAGAGTATACTCCGACATGGGTGGTGGCGGTGGTGTGCAGTGTCATCGTTGCCATATCCTTTTTAGCCGAAAGAATTCTCCATGTTTCCGGCAAGGTAATAAACATATCGCTACATTTAATTTGTTTGTTGAATTCTGATGATTCTCTTTATGTGCAGTATTTATTGAAGAAGAATCAGGGCTCTCTGTTTCAAGCCTTGCAGAAAATCAAAGAAGGTCTCATTTCCCACTCATACAGACATATACAAGTATTAATCAATATTATAGTACTTGATTGAGTAAATTAATGATGCAGAGTTGATGTTGCTGGGGTTCATATCTTTGATGCTGGCTGCATTTCAATCCAGACTTAGTAAAATCTGCATTCCTAAGGGCTGGACCAATCACTGGCTCCCTTGCAATAAAGATCTCAAATCCACCGCCCACTTCGCCACCTTTTCCCGCCGCCTCCTCGCCGCCGCATCCGACTCCGAAGGCTACTGTGAGGCCAAGGTTCAATTTCCCCTATCTCTCTCATGAAAAGTCTAATTTTCTAATGCGTAATTGATGGATCTTTTTAATTAGGGAAAGGCGCCATTGCTGTCTGTGCAAGCACTGCATGATCTCCACATTTTCATCTTTGTGTTAGCTGTTTCCCATGTTGTATTCTCAGCTCTTACACTCATCTTCGGAGGTTTGAAGGTAAAATCtttttggtttttttattttataactttttttttctctttcttgggCACTAATTCATTGTTTAGTGACACAGATACGACAATGGAGACACTGGGAAGAATCCATACTGAAAAAAGAATATGATCCGGAAGAAGGTAACATATAAAgacatgaattattttatttatttatttatttttactaattgtATTATTTGTAACTAATTAAGACATGATATTGAAATCTTGCAGCCATTAGAACTATAACTCATGTCCAAGATCATGCCTTCATCAGGAACAGATTTTCGGGCATCGGTAGGGTTCCATTTTTTGGCTGGTTGGTAAGTCACACCTCACAAAATTAAATCTGTGAAGAGAAATCTAAATATGTTTTTAatacttggattttttttttactattttcagAAATCTTTCTTCAAGCAATTCTTCCGTTCAGTCAGCAAAGAAGACTACACCACCCTCAGGCTTGGCTTTGTTATggtattagtattaattttgcACAATGTTTTATATGATTTGATTCAATTTTTGCATCTGAATTATATGTTTGTATGTAGAATCATTGCCGAGGAAATCCCAAGTTCAATTTCTACAAGTACATGACTCGTGCACTCGAAAATGATTTCAAGAAAGTTGTTGGAATTAGGTTAGCAGAGACAAATTAACTCAACACTTTGCtctttgataaataaataaatatcactttaacgTCTGTATTATTTATCCTGAACTATTGATAACATCAATCAAAGGCGTCGAACAATGATTTCGGATTTCAAGTGTAACTTAAGCTTGATTGAATGATGATCTTGCTCTTACTATTTGTTGATCTCAACTGCAGTTGGTATCTTTGGGTATTCGTCGTTCTCTTCTTGTTGCTCAATGTGTATGGTAAGAACTCCCCATCTCTtgatgaaaattaatattcatTTTCTCCACCTAATATGGATCTATGTAGGTTGGCACGCATATTTTTGGATCTCCTTTGCTCCTCTAATAGTAAGTACTATATATAACACAAATAAAGGGAAAACTGCCGATTAAATCACGAACTAGGCCCCATTTTTTTGGTCTAAGTAATGGAAATGAATGCAGCTTCTGCTTGCTCTTGGGACTAAGCTGGAGCACATAATCATCCAACTAGCTCGAGAGGTGGCGGAGAAGCACATAGCAGTCGAAGGAGACTTGGTTGTAAGCCCTTCCGACGACCACTTCTGGTTCCACCGGCCGCGCCTCGTCCTCGTCCTCATCCATGTCATCCTCTTCCAAAACGCCTTTGAGATCGCCGTATTCTTCTGGATGCTCGTCATGTACGGCTTCGACTCGTGCATAATGGGAGAAGTCGGCTTCGTCATTCCTAGACTCGTCATAGGGTAAATTAACTCAGGCACACTCCATTAATTGAGGATTAATAGATCATAAACGAGGATTGATAAACCCCGATTGGATTTAATTAAGGTTTTTGTGTCAAAACTTACATACATCGATGAATGAGTGATTGTTTTGGTGCAGGGTGTTTGTGCAGTTCCTTTGCAGTTACAGCACTCTACCGCTCTACGCCATTGTTGCGCAGGTAACTTACAAACTCTGAGATTAGTGGATTAGTGATGTGACTGtgtttttatttctttggtgataacaatttttatttatttatttttgaagatGGGGAGTTCGTTCAACAAGGTGATATTCGATGATAATGTTCAAGCCGGGCTCGCTGGTTGGGCTCGAAAGGCCAAGAACAAAGGCGTGGCAAAGGGCAAGGGTTCAGTTTCTAACCATCAAGAATCTCCTCTTCTCAAACTTGAAATGATGCAGAGTCCACCTACAAACCATAATAATGGGCCAACTCCAGAAATCAGACATGCTACGTGATTCAAACAAGGCATATGTCCAAGATTGTGTTTGGATTGAAGAAGTTGAAGACAAAGATCCAAACTTGTACAATTTGACTAGTATCATGTGATCATCAATTCAAAGTCTTTCAATCTATTTAGTGACATTTCATGTATGTTGtggtgtgtgagtgtgtttcatttttttcatatcACTCTTGCAACTGGGCTTTACACAATCATAACATTGATAATATTAAACAAAAACACCAATCAAAATTTTTATGATAGTTTGGACGCAAAACTGTAATATATATTCCCTAGTATCAAATTTTGAACTAGATCAGGACTATTAAATATTACATAACAGATACATTGCAAGTGGCGGGCAAGAAAAACAGGCACCTTACAATCTTCACGAATCCAAGCTGCTCGTATGCAGTGTAGAGGTGGTCGCCTTTGAATCGTGTCACAACAGGGCACGATACGATTGCCATTCTCACCAGCTACCTAATTGTTTCTGGATCTTTGAATTTTGAGAGGACCTCCCACCTTTGTCTTTGTAACTGTTTCTAGAGGTTATGGCTTTCCGCCTCCCACGAGCAGCTTGGATGGCCCGTTGTCGTTGCTTGGTCAGACGCTTTTCAAGTTCAGGGTCATCATCATGCTCCTCTTCTTTCTCAGAATTATCGTCTGCTGAATTATCATCGTGCTCAACCTGTCTATCTTCCAGGGCCATCTCTCCGCTTTGGCTAGGTTCACTGGAAGTATGTTGATGCATATTATTTTGATTGTTTTCTGAATCACCTTCGTGCAACTTATCGGCTTCCTGCAAGGAGAGTTTTTTATATTCAAGAGGCCAACATATAGGTACAAATTAGAGATACAAGTCATGATGAGTAAACTTCATCAGAATTATGATACGCTGGTTACTAT
This window encodes:
- the LOC130995501 gene encoding MLO-like protein 1; translation: MAGGGGEGASLEYTPTWVVAVVCSVIVAISFLAERILHVSGKYLLKKNQGSLFQALQKIKEELMLLGFISLMLAAFQSRLSKICIPKGWTNHWLPCNKDLKSTAHFATFSRRLLAAASDSEGYCEAKGKAPLLSVQALHDLHIFIFVLAVSHVVFSALTLIFGGLKIRQWRHWEESILKKEYDPEEAIRTITHVQDHAFIRNRFSGIGRVPFFGWLKSFFKQFFRSVSKEDYTTLRLGFVMNHCRGNPKFNFYKYMTRALENDFKKVVGISWYLWVFVVLFLLLNVYGWHAYFWISFAPLILLLALGTKLEHIIIQLAREVAEKHIAVEGDLVVSPSDDHFWFHRPRLVLVLIHVILFQNAFEIAVFFWMLVMYGFDSCIMGEVGFVIPRLVIGVFVQFLCSYSTLPLYAIVAQMGSSFNKVIFDDNVQAGLAGWARKAKNKGVAKGKGSVSNHQESPLLKLEMMQSPPTNHNNGPTPEIRHAT